A genomic stretch from Candidatus Chromulinivoraceae bacterium includes:
- the ftsZ gene encoding cell division protein FtsZ, with translation MPEVKPSEIQTFASIKVVGVGGAGGSAVNRMKDAGLTGVQFIAMNTDAQALHNSKADTKIHLGHNTTGGLGAGADPSQGQRAAEESRDDIRDALEGADMVFVTIGAGGGTGSGAGHVVAEIAREMGILVVGVATKPFSFEGEKRRQNAEWAIAQLGRQVDTLITIPNDRLLQTIDRRTPLLETFKIADDVLRQGVQGISELITEHGLINLDFADVKAIMSNAGSALMGIGRASGDDRAAQAAQQAIESPLIEVSIDGAKGVLFNVTGGYDMSMSEIQEAAEIITSAVSPDANIIFGATLKPELEDELIITVIATGFDSAYFHEQAAQLETPTGLVADTKAAAKPISEEVDEAVQDISMDLDQSDAAAAFAEEPTHDIWSTPQDDDESDTPAFLRRRKKNKHSDES, from the coding sequence ATGCCTGAAGTAAAACCAAGCGAGATACAGACATTTGCCAGCATTAAAGTTGTTGGTGTTGGTGGTGCTGGCGGCTCTGCTGTAAACCGCATGAAGGATGCCGGCCTAACCGGTGTTCAATTTATTGCAATGAACACGGATGCGCAAGCACTACATAATTCTAAAGCAGATACTAAAATTCATTTAGGTCACAATACTACAGGAGGCCTTGGTGCCGGAGCCGATCCTTCACAGGGACAGCGTGCCGCCGAGGAATCACGTGACGATATCCGTGATGCACTTGAAGGTGCTGACATGGTCTTTGTTACTATTGGTGCTGGTGGCGGTACTGGTAGCGGCGCAGGGCACGTAGTAGCTGAGATTGCTCGTGAGATGGGTATTCTAGTTGTCGGTGTTGCAACAAAGCCGTTCAGTTTTGAAGGTGAAAAGCGCCGTCAGAACGCAGAGTGGGCTATTGCACAGCTTGGTCGCCAAGTTGATACACTTATTACCATTCCGAACGACCGTCTTTTGCAGACGATTGATCGCCGCACGCCGCTTCTTGAGACATTTAAGATTGCTGACGATGTACTTCGTCAGGGTGTGCAGGGTATTTCCGAGCTTATCACTGAACATGGTCTCATTAACCTCGACTTTGCCGATGTAAAGGCTATCATGAGCAACGCAGGGTCTGCACTTATGGGTATTGGTCGTGCGAGTGGAGACGATCGTGCCGCACAGGCTGCTCAGCAAGCTATCGAATCACCGCTAATCGAAGTATCAATTGATGGTGCTAAGGGCGTTCTCTTCAACGTTACTGGTGGCTACGATATGAGCATGAGCGAAATCCAAGAGGCTGCTGAAATTATTACCAGCGCCGTTTCGCCCGATGCTAACATTATTTTTGGTGCAACACTCAAGCCGGAACTTGAAGACGAACTCATCATCACTGTTATCGCAACTGGTTTTGATAGTGCGTACTTCCACGAGCAGGCAGCTCAACTAGAGACGCCAACCGGTCTTGTTGCTGACACTAAGGCCGCTGCTAAGCCAATCTCTGAAGAAGTAGACGAAGCCGTACAAGATATTAGCATGGATCTTGATCAGTCTGATGCCGCTGCAGCATTTGCTGAAGAACCAACCCATGATATCTGGAGCACTCCACAAGACGATGACGAGTCGGATACGCCTGCGTTCCTTCGCCGCCGCAAGAAGAACAAGCATTCTGACGAATCCTAA
- the nrdR gene encoding transcriptional regulator NrdR produces the protein MSAKYKIGDSRVIESREAADGMTIRRRRESLDGKYRFTTYERIERPNLAVIKKDSSRELFDRDKLATAIKRSVGKFFTSELEIEEMINNVEDRLYSLNETEVTSRQIGDLVLDELAGLNEVAYVRFASVYHEFKTLDEFEEILKQRRKV, from the coding sequence GTGAGCGCAAAATACAAGATTGGTGATAGTCGCGTGATCGAGTCGCGTGAGGCTGCCGATGGCATGACTATTCGCCGCCGCCGTGAGTCACTTGATGGCAAATATCGTTTTACGACGTATGAGCGAATTGAACGACCAAACCTTGCGGTCATCAAAAAAGATAGCTCGCGTGAACTTTTTGATCGCGATAAACTAGCTACAGCTATTAAGCGTTCAGTAGGCAAGTTCTTCACATCTGAGTTGGAGATTGAAGAGATGATCAATAATGTTGAAGATCGGCTCTATAGTCTCAACGAAACAGAAGTAACATCGCGCCAGATCGGAGACTTGGTACTCGACGAACTCGCCGGTCTTAATGAAGTCGCCTACGTCCGTTTTGCAAGCGTGTATCACGAGTTTAAAACACTCGACGAGTTTGAAGAAATTTTGAAACAACGCCGTAAGGTATAA
- a CDS encoding sugar transferase, with product MYRNFLKRTFDLISALFLLSFLFIPFTIIAAWIKLDSRGPVLFKQKRAGKDLKPFTVYKFRTMETWAPRNVATRNLRDSGTYITRSGKIMRKISVDELPQLFNVLRGEMSIVGPRPVVLQEQDLFAEREKYGANACRPGITGWAQVNGRDEVRTAEKAKLDGIYAASFGFVIDAKCLLKTISAVFLTRGHREGYEFDDDGSDSMHLERELTPGGELDEGVVV from the coding sequence ATGTACCGTAACTTCTTAAAACGAACATTTGACTTGATATCCGCCCTTTTTCTTCTATCATTTTTATTTATCCCGTTTACCATAATTGCGGCCTGGATTAAGCTTGACTCTCGTGGTCCTGTCTTATTTAAGCAAAAGAGAGCTGGTAAGGATCTGAAGCCATTCACCGTGTATAAGTTTCGGACTATGGAAACTTGGGCACCTCGAAATGTCGCAACAAGGAATCTACGTGATAGCGGCACGTATATTACTCGCTCAGGAAAGATAATGCGTAAAATATCAGTTGATGAATTGCCGCAGCTATTTAATGTCTTGCGTGGCGAAATGAGCATAGTTGGACCTCGGCCTGTCGTATTACAAGAACAAGACCTTTTCGCTGAGCGTGAAAAGTATGGTGCAAACGCATGCAGGCCAGGTATAACTGGCTGGGCTCAAGTAAATGGTCGTGATGAAGTTCGTACGGCGGAAAAGGCTAAACTTGATGGTATCTATGCCGCAAGTTTTGGTTTTGTGATTGATGCTAAGTGTCTCCTTAAGACTATCTCTGCTGTTTTTCTGACAAGGGGTCATCGTGAGGGTTACGAGTTTGACGATGATGGTAGTGACAGTATGCATCTAGAAAGAGAATTAACCCCAGGTGGCGAACTTGATGAGGGTGTGGTGGTATGA
- a CDS encoding Wzz/FepE/Etk N-terminal domain-containing protein — MEEKTVQEINLYHLLRFYVKKWGWIFSLTILGVVAGFVYNNYIQTPLYKSDATLLVVTPNDGASAQNTTLINNYIELFKSRRVLEPVVNEQKANVSYDTLLGFVDAVNDKGTQVIKVSISTKDARVSQQLAEGAIGSFKQQVKKLYATDNVRVVDDANLPNAPYNVRKMMILALGAAAGLALSVIALFFVYDFNLNRNQGDDTFSTTNVKLKKRSGSRGLFARFKNKIKKIKRNYIKKSLSKRAARQEKTGKVMRSVFFYEVGKKNGQTTRSKKTKATTGAKAQVSPRKSTVKAATTKQPTSQIKKKVNRKPKS; from the coding sequence ATGGAAGAAAAAACTGTGCAGGAAATAAATCTGTATCACTTACTTAGATTTTATGTAAAAAAATGGGGATGGATTTTCTCACTAACCATACTTGGCGTCGTAGCTGGTTTTGTCTATAACAACTATATTCAAACTCCTCTTTATAAAAGTGACGCAACACTCCTTGTTGTTACGCCTAATGATGGTGCTTCGGCCCAGAACACTACCTTGATCAATAACTATATTGAGCTTTTCAAGTCTCGTCGCGTTCTCGAGCCGGTCGTTAATGAGCAAAAGGCAAACGTGTCTTATGACACGCTCCTTGGATTCGTGGATGCCGTCAATGACAAAGGCACTCAGGTTATCAAGGTCTCTATATCCACGAAGGACGCTCGTGTTAGTCAGCAGCTAGCCGAAGGTGCCATAGGGTCATTTAAGCAGCAGGTGAAGAAGCTTTATGCTACTGATAATGTCAGGGTCGTTGACGATGCCAATCTGCCTAATGCGCCATACAATGTACGTAAAATGATGATACTCGCCCTAGGCGCTGCTGCTGGACTGGCATTGTCTGTCATAGCTCTATTCTTCGTATATGATTTCAATCTTAATCGTAATCAAGGCGATGATACTTTCAGCACGACTAATGTTAAGTTGAAGAAAAGAAGTGGATCTAGGGGACTCTTTGCTCGTTTTAAAAATAAGATTAAAAAAATTAAAAGAAATTATATCAAAAAGTCTTTGTCTAAAAGAGCTGCTCGACAGGAGAAGACGGGTAAGGTTATGCGCAGTGTCTTTTTCTATGAGGTAGGCAAGAAGAATGGCCAAACGACACGTAGTAAAAAAACCAAAGCGACGACAGGCGCTAAAGCGCAGGTGTCCCCTAGAAAATCAACAGTAAAGGCTGCTACTACAAAACAGCCAACGTCGCAAATTAAAAAGAAAGTGAACAGAAAACCTAAGTCATAA
- a CDS encoding prepilin-type N-terminal cleavage/methylation domain-containing protein yields MRNTMYLRQGFTLVEILIVIVVVAILAATSVAAYSGVQGRARDSQRVNDMDAIVKALEMYKIQTGNYPAASSTNTIASWEVSSINPSQFLSSLKTAGVATAIPVDPINNSTSNLKGFLYRYYRYNAGTNGCDPARGAYYVLVVGSAESAVGGQLSSSLGFQCSGRNWNTEGGWVTGAYTNY; encoded by the coding sequence ATGCGCAACACTATGTATCTTCGGCAAGGATTCACTCTAGTTGAAATACTGATTGTAATTGTTGTGGTTGCTATCTTGGCGGCTACTAGCGTGGCGGCGTATAGTGGCGTACAGGGGCGGGCTCGTGATTCGCAACGTGTCAATGATATGGATGCGATCGTCAAGGCCCTTGAGATGTATAAGATACAAACCGGCAACTATCCGGCTGCTAGCAGTACTAATACTATTGCAAGTTGGGAGGTTAGCTCTATTAATCCTAGTCAATTTCTTTCGTCACTGAAAACAGCAGGCGTAGCTACGGCTATACCAGTAGATCCTATAAATAATAGTACTTCTAATCTGAAGGGCTTTTTATATAGGTACTATCGCTATAATGCTGGAACGAATGGATGTGATCCTGCGAGAGGGGCTTATTATGTATTGGTCGTAGGTTCTGCCGAGTCTGCAGTCGGTGGTCAGCTTAGCTCATCTCTAGGTTTTCAATGCTCGGGACGCAACTGGAACACTGAAGGTGGCTGGGTTACGGGTGCATATACGAACTATTAG
- a CDS encoding vitamin K epoxide reductase family protein: MYNKLFQHARERSDVWIFSTMLVGAALSLLAAFVLSVDSLEIAKNPNAVLSCSLNAVINCASVMKHPSAEMFGFPNSYIGLMAEPVVITIAIAGLAGVRFPRAFMAVAQAFYGLGLIFAFYLFSVSAFQIGALCPWCLLVTLSTTLVFMSMLHYNIREDNLYVSERHNVYLKKWIASGYDRLLTASIIAVLIFIILFKYHDGLFG; encoded by the coding sequence ATGTATAACAAATTGTTTCAACATGCCCGTGAGCGTTCGGATGTGTGGATTTTCTCTACAATGTTGGTAGGTGCGGCACTGAGCCTGCTTGCAGCTTTTGTACTTTCGGTTGATTCACTAGAGATTGCTAAAAATCCGAACGCTGTGCTGAGCTGCAGCCTCAATGCGGTTATTAATTGCGCAAGTGTGATGAAGCATCCAAGTGCTGAAATGTTTGGTTTTCCAAACAGCTATATCGGTTTGATGGCTGAACCAGTGGTCATTACTATAGCCATTGCTGGACTTGCCGGTGTGCGGTTTCCGCGTGCATTTATGGCGGTAGCTCAGGCGTTTTATGGACTCGGACTTATATTCGCGTTTTATCTCTTCTCGGTAAGTGCATTTCAAATTGGCGCACTGTGTCCGTGGTGTTTACTTGTCACACTCTCCACGACGCTCGTATTCATGTCTATGCTTCATTACAATATACGTGAAGACAACTTGTATGTTTCCGAGAGACATAATGTATACCTGAAAAAATGGATCGCAAGCGGTTATGACCGTCTACTGACGGCAAGTATTATTGCTGTTTTGATCTTCATTATCTTATTCAAGTATCACGATGGCTTGTTCGGATAA
- a CDS encoding GNAT family N-acetyltransferase, with product MQQTFTIAPMTEADIEPATAMRLQSWLDTYVNNEAGVTREWVEARNKQQLSPEKVAARLERFKTAKVVGWVAKDENEKIIGVATPYADADGVQHVGSIYVDKAWHGTGIGGRLMEKIIAWSDPTKAIVLSVAAYNERAKAFYRKWGFEEIPDSKMLHEDVIPIIVMTRKGDKQ from the coding sequence GTGCAACAAACATTCACTATTGCTCCAATGACCGAAGCTGATATAGAGCCTGCTACCGCTATGCGTTTGCAGTCATGGCTGGATACCTATGTGAATAACGAGGCAGGCGTAACCCGCGAATGGGTTGAGGCTCGTAATAAGCAGCAACTATCACCAGAAAAAGTAGCTGCACGTCTTGAACGATTTAAGACTGCAAAAGTTGTCGGGTGGGTTGCAAAAGATGAGAATGAAAAGATTATTGGTGTCGCAACTCCCTACGCAGATGCGGATGGCGTACAACATGTCGGGTCTATATATGTCGACAAAGCTTGGCATGGAACGGGTATCGGAGGAAGGCTAATGGAGAAAATAATTGCATGGTCTGACCCAACAAAGGCAATTGTTCTTAGTGTTGCAGCCTATAATGAACGCGCTAAGGCTTTCTATCGCAAATGGGGATTCGAAGAAATTCCCGATTCTAAAATGCTTCATGAAGATGTAATTCCCATAATAGTAATGACCAGAAAAGGAGACAAGCAATGA
- the ileS gene encoding isoleucine--tRNA ligase — protein sequence MKFKSNTRRRALEYEKDLVAQWKKNKTFEKSVEMRPVDNSYVFYDGPPFISGVPHHGTLLSSIVKDAVPRYQTMKGKRVERVWGWDCHGLPAETYTEKKLGIKGKQEVLDYGLENYINAVRDNMNQTSAAWEDTIDRIGRWVDFKGAYKTMDKDYMESVWWAFKTLYEKEKIYEGEKVLMYCTQDATPLSKAEVTMDSGAYQDVTDPSVFVKFKLKGENTYLLAWTTTPWTLPANTAVAVNKDFTYVEVELDGERMIIAKDLLAKVLTDEKHQPLEYKVVRELKGKDLVGKEYEPLLGVDRGENAHKVWAADYVSAEDGTGIVHLAPAYGEEDFVLAQQKGIPVVHTIDATGHFTESDWKGEYVWDINKTIAKTLHERGIVWKVEYVRHSYPHCHRCGTKLMYRAHPSWFMNIADQREQMLVENTEHVNWFPPHIKHGRFEKTVQTAPDWNLSRDRFWATPMPVWKGVDEKGKERVKVVGSFDELEQLSGERLNDYHRPWIDDVTFEIDGVKYARIDKVMDSWFEAGSMPFAQFHYPFENVEKFEANFPGDFIVEYVGQVRAWFYYVHAVNIGLFGQNAFKNVIVTGTVAGNDGRKMSKSYGNFTDPNELMDMYSADSLRFLLLQSPLLNGEDFALIDKDVADVARKLSMVWNMYDFFTMYAEVDGWEFKGDLSDPSEELENPLDQWIVSRVHQLNQEVEKNMDGYDVPNAVKPILPFIEDASNWYVRRSRRRFWKSGDDTDKNNAYRTLHYVLTQLSLIMAPFTPFLADELYRKLTGDESVHLLDWPATGRVNELVTKDMETVREYVNTGLSIRAKERLKVRQPLASVTVPTLGEFVNFEDILTEELNIKKVKEGRELSLDLTVTPELKREGLAREVIRHVQNARKQAGLNVDDRIELSLVSDSNELYKAIKEFEETIVAETLAQKITDSVYSYEADVIVESMPLKLSLQKKK from the coding sequence ATGAAATTCAAATCAAACACTCGCCGTCGCGCTCTAGAATACGAAAAAGACCTTGTTGCGCAGTGGAAGAAGAATAAAACGTTCGAAAAGTCTGTCGAGATGCGACCGGTTGATAACTCGTATGTTTTTTACGACGGTCCTCCGTTTATTTCCGGTGTTCCACACCACGGGACGCTCCTTAGCTCGATCGTAAAAGATGCCGTACCACGATATCAAACTATGAAAGGTAAACGTGTTGAGCGTGTCTGGGGTTGGGACTGTCATGGTCTGCCTGCTGAAACATACACCGAAAAAAAGCTCGGCATTAAAGGTAAGCAAGAGGTCCTAGACTACGGTCTCGAAAACTATATCAACGCTGTTCGCGATAATATGAACCAAACTAGCGCTGCCTGGGAAGACACGATTGATCGTATCGGTCGTTGGGTTGACTTTAAGGGCGCCTATAAAACCATGGACAAAGACTACATGGAGAGTGTCTGGTGGGCGTTCAAGACTCTATATGAAAAAGAGAAAATCTATGAGGGCGAAAAGGTGCTTATGTACTGTACTCAGGATGCCACACCGCTCTCAAAGGCCGAAGTCACGATGGACAGCGGTGCGTATCAGGATGTTACTGATCCGAGTGTATTTGTGAAGTTTAAACTTAAGGGCGAAAACACCTATCTACTTGCATGGACGACGACACCATGGACACTTCCTGCCAACACTGCTGTTGCAGTTAACAAAGACTTTACGTATGTCGAGGTGGAGCTAGATGGTGAGCGGATGATTATCGCCAAAGATCTACTTGCAAAAGTTCTGACTGACGAAAAACATCAGCCTCTTGAATATAAAGTTGTACGAGAACTAAAAGGCAAAGACTTAGTAGGCAAAGAATACGAACCTCTTCTTGGTGTTGATCGTGGCGAAAACGCTCACAAAGTATGGGCGGCTGATTATGTTAGTGCTGAAGATGGTACAGGTATCGTTCATCTGGCACCCGCCTATGGTGAAGAAGACTTTGTGTTGGCACAACAAAAGGGAATCCCCGTCGTTCATACGATTGATGCAACCGGTCACTTCACTGAGAGCGATTGGAAGGGCGAATATGTATGGGATATTAACAAGACGATTGCTAAAACCTTGCATGAGCGCGGTATCGTCTGGAAAGTTGAGTATGTTCGCCACAGTTATCCGCACTGTCATCGCTGTGGCACTAAGTTAATGTATCGCGCACACCCAAGCTGGTTCATGAATATTGCCGATCAACGTGAGCAAATGCTTGTCGAAAACACAGAGCATGTTAACTGGTTCCCTCCGCACATCAAGCATGGCCGTTTTGAAAAAACAGTACAAACGGCGCCAGACTGGAATCTCTCTCGTGACCGTTTTTGGGCAACACCGATGCCTGTCTGGAAGGGTGTCGATGAAAAAGGCAAAGAACGTGTTAAGGTCGTGGGCAGTTTTGATGAACTTGAACAACTTTCGGGCGAGCGTCTTAACGATTACCACCGTCCATGGATCGATGATGTTACGTTCGAGATAGACGGTGTAAAATACGCTCGTATTGACAAGGTGATGGACAGTTGGTTTGAGGCTGGCAGTATGCCATTCGCTCAGTTCCACTATCCGTTTGAAAACGTCGAAAAATTTGAAGCCAACTTTCCTGGTGACTTTATTGTTGAATATGTTGGTCAGGTGCGCGCGTGGTTCTACTACGTACACGCAGTTAATATTGGTTTATTCGGTCAGAATGCCTTTAAAAATGTGATCGTAACCGGTACTGTTGCTGGTAACGACGGTCGCAAAATGAGCAAGAGCTACGGTAACTTTACCGATCCGAACGAGTTGATGGATATGTACAGTGCCGATTCGCTCCGCTTCTTGCTACTACAATCGCCACTGCTTAATGGTGAGGATTTTGCGCTCATCGATAAAGATGTTGCCGACGTAGCACGCAAACTGAGTATGGTTTGGAATATGTACGATTTCTTTACGATGTACGCTGAGGTTGATGGTTGGGAGTTCAAGGGTGATCTTTCCGACCCGAGCGAAGAGCTCGAAAACCCGCTCGACCAATGGATCGTCAGTCGTGTTCACCAGCTTAATCAAGAGGTTGAAAAGAATATGGATGGCTATGATGTGCCAAACGCCGTCAAACCAATCTTGCCGTTTATTGAGGATGCCTCAAACTGGTATGTTCGTCGTAGTCGTCGTCGTTTCTGGAAATCAGGTGATGATACTGATAAAAATAACGCCTATCGTACGCTGCATTATGTTCTGACACAACTTTCATTGATCATGGCGCCGTTTACACCGTTTCTTGCCGATGAGCTGTATCGAAAGTTAACGGGTGACGAGAGTGTCCATCTTCTTGATTGGCCGGCTACTGGACGTGTGAACGAACTAGTTACAAAAGATATGGAAACGGTCAGGGAGTATGTGAATACTGGTCTGAGTATTCGTGCCAAGGAGCGCCTTAAGGTTCGCCAGCCACTTGCAAGTGTTACGGTTCCAACGCTTGGTGAATTTGTGAATTTTGAAGATATCCTGACCGAAGAGTTGAATATCAAAAAGGTTAAAGAGGGCAGAGAGCTTTCACTCGATCTCACGGTAACGCCCGAGCTTAAACGTGAAGGGTTGGCTCGCGAGGTGATTCGCCATGTACAAAATGCTCGCAAGCAAGCTGGACTTAATGTTGATGATCGAATTGAATTGAGTCTTGTAAGTGATAGTAATGAGCTATATAAAGCAATAAAAGAGTTCGAGGAAACGATTGTAGCTGAAACGCTTGCCCAGAAGATAACAGACTCAGTGTACTCGTATGAGGCTGATGTGATAGTAGAATCAATGCCATTGAAACTCTCATTGCAAAAGAAGAAGTAG